The Pecten maximus chromosome 10, xPecMax1.1, whole genome shotgun sequence region TAAATATGGGGTATTATACAAAGAACGGTGAGTGGGATGTAACCTGGACAAAGATGTCGGACAACTATAGTAAATATAAAGAGCAATCAGCCTCTTTCATGACAATAACTATCGGCATGGCCCGGAAGTCGGAATACTTCATAATAAACGTGCTGATTCCTGTGGCGGTTTTGTGTATTCTCGAATCATTTGTGTTCCTGATCCCCGTGGGATCTAGTGATCGGGTCTCCTTTTCAATGACTCTATTTTTAGCCTTGTCTGTCTACATGTCAGTAATGGGCTCGTTTCTACCGACGACCTCTGAACCGTTGCCAGGGATGACGTATTTCCTGTTGATGTCCGTGATACACAGTACATTGGTTGTCCTGCTGACTATAGTTACGATTCGTCTGCACGAAAGAGAGGATATGCCGGGTAGATTAGTTCGTTTGTACTGGCGAACAGTTGGGaggaaaaaaatgaagaaacaaTACAAGAATGACGACAATTTAAACGAGAATGTTCCATTTGACGATGGAATTCAGGAATCTACTGAGGTATACGAATCCAAAGTTCCAAAGAAAGGTTCCTTGCTGCAGGCTGTAGatgtgtttttgtttctgttAGCACTAACAAGCATGCTAGTGATGTGCATTGTGTTCTACGTGGTCTACCTTATGAATATAGAGGAGGAGGTAGTTGATTTAGACTAAGCCTCTGTTACACAATGCTACATGTATGATTTTGGAAGCTGAACCCCTAATGTGGAGTCCAAAGTACGTGCTTCGTTTCATTGTGATTGCCAGaattaaaactttatgacaTTGTAGGAGAGTAAAGGATATGAGCTTACATCAAAGATATTTCACTGTTGTATTTTTGACCTTTCGCGCTTAGATAATGGGATAAAGATATTACTTTTTAACTAATAGTATAACAGAGGTCATTTACTGCAGGTTATTACCGTGTATTAAGACGGTTTGCTTAACCccaataaacatttaaatgaacCTGATGTTTATAAATGAAAAGACGTAATGTTATTTTCTaggaaataaaatgtttgtcgTCCGTCATTGGTCTGTGAGAAGAGGAAAACAACGAATAAAATTAACAGAATGTAGCAACAGCGTTTATATGATATTGACTATCCTGGGGTCCGGTGGGATTTCAcataatgatattgtatttgaactcatactatatatatatatataatgggaaGGACTGGTTACGTTAAGGACAGAATAGCGGTTacatatatagagaatacatggtcagtgtcttaaaaacagctgtattttggctcgggacagaaagacaaaagtggctcgccaaggctcgccacttttgcctttctcgccaaaatacagcttatattttaagacactgaccatgtattctctatgtatgGAATGTAAGTACATTATTGAGACCCTGTAGTGATCTTTTGGACGTCTATGGCTTATTCATGTATAAAAATCTGTTCATGAATGGATAtctatatgtattatgtaatagcTATTTTCATCTATTCAGCTATGTTTTCATCTAATTCCCTACCCCTCCACTACTCCACCCTTCCATTCCTGTCAGAATCAGTTGTTTATACTGTTAGTATTGGTGGTTGGCTCATTTTTGCGACAAAACATCAGCTTTCCTGACACGACATCCAATGCCTCTTGAGCAAACGGATAGGTACATTAGTTTTTGAATCCAAGCATTCATGATTTACAATATCTTTAAATTGGCATGCAAACTGGTTGTTTAAATAAGTAGGTCAATCAATAGGTACTTGGCTATGATTTTTTACGGAAATATAGATAAATGGCCTCAACGTAGTGTTATAGACCCATCAACAAATTAGGTCATAAAGGGCCAGAAGGGAGCTAAACGAACACCGTCAAATTATGTCAAATATGGATTTATGTTATGTGATACAGGACCATAGGATAGTTTCAACAAACATCATCTTGGTCAAATAGATAAAAATTAGGTCATATCAAGGTATTATCAACTAATACCAACGAATTAGGTCAAATATGAATGTAAATTAGGTTATATATGACCACAAGGTAGTCTTAGGGAACACCAAGAAATATATCATATGGGGTGTAAAATAGGTTACATAGGGTCACATGGTAGTCGCCATAAAGAGCAATGAATCAGGTCAAATAGGGATGGAAAATAGGTCAAATAGTAAAGGAAAGTAGGTCATATTGCAATGGAAAGTAGGTCATACGGGGTCAGAAGGAAGACGCAATGTACATCAATGAATTAAGTCAAGCATGGAAGTAAAACAGGCCATACAAGTCCACAATGAAGTCTTAATGGACATTAACGAATAAGGTCATCAATTTAAGTAGGTCATATGGGCCATAACCCATTAAGGGCATTCTTAAAAAATGGCAGTTTTACCggaatttaaagaaaaaggaCATCATCGCTAAGCATATGCAATAAGGAGTTTGGCACAAAAACCCACCCCGCACTCCGTATATGTGTATAATAGATACATACGTTTTAAACACAAACCAAACATTGGGTAAGGGGTTTCAACGACCACATCAGAATGCATAGCAGACATGGGGAAAGGCGAAGGAATGATATCCTAGGTCACAACAACATTTGTTTATCTTTCTTTTGACGGTTTAAAAATAcgatgatatttcatttttaatattttaaattgtgTGAAAACATGTTAAACCTgcaaaacaacttttttttcaatattaagaTGTTTATGTGggtttaattacatatatatgcacacacagattttttttcataatttattCATCATTAACGCACTGTGGCGACAATGTGGTGTGACCTTTACCCTGCTCTGTCTAGGTTTTGACGCCTCTGGTGCGGGCTTCCTGTTCTCCTATAAACCTAAAGTGTATGGTTAAAGACGGATAGGGTTACCCTAACAAAGTACAGATACCCCGATACCGTAGATACGACCACAGAACACTGCTCAGGTATAATTACCACTTTATACTCCAGTCGTACATAACACTTATACTCATATTTCACTCGTTTACATGTGAAAAGTCTCAAAcgttaaaaaaatcaaaaaaaatcttgttaaaaTTCTTGATATCATCCCATGCAGCATTTACCTTCTCACAGATGTACATACAGATCAGAGATAAAATATTGTCGTGTATATTACACAAGACGTCAAATATTGACTATaagatttaatatatttttcatgtttaaacGATGAAATGTCACATTTGATTTATTGATACAAACATCGGTAGTGTACAAGGTAGGCAGAACTGATAATGTATTCGAAAACGCATTGAAGCCATTGAATCATTCCTATGTTAAGCAGAGACACGGTGTACCTGTCCCTAcagagagacactgtgtacaTATCCATATAGAGACACACTGTGTACCTGTTTCTATAGAGAAACTGTGTACTGTCTCtatagagagacactgtgtaccaGTCCCTGaagagagacactgtgtacctgtccctgtagacactgtgtacctgtccctatagTGAGAcgctgtgtacctgtccctatagaGAGACGCTGTGTACCTGTCGCtatagagagacactgtgtacctgtcccgaaagagacactgtgtacacctgtccctGTAGAGAGACACTGTGTATCTGTCCCTGtagacactgtgtacctgtccctatagagagacactgtgtacctgtcgcTATAGAGAGACGTTGTGAACCTGTCCCGAaagagacactgtgtacctgtccctatagagagacactgtgtacctgtccctacAGAGAGACGTTGTGAACCTGTCCCtatagagagacactgtgtaccttTCCTATAGAGACGCTGTGTACTTGTCCCAatagagagacactgtgtaTCTTTCCTATAGTGACACTGTGTACGTCTTCCtatagagagacactgtgtacctgtctgTATAGAGTGAcgctgtgtacctgtccctataaAGTGAGgctgtgtacctgtccctatagagagacgctgtgtacctgtccctatagagagacactgtgtacctgtcgctatagagagacactgtgtacacctgtccctatagagagacactgtgtacctgtccctgtagacactgtgtacctgtccctatagagagacgctgtgtacctgtccctacagagagacactgtgtacctgtccctatagggagacactgtgtacctgtccctacAGAGAGGCACTGTGAACCTGTCCCtatagagagacactgtgtaccttTCCTATAGAGACGCTGTGTACTTGTCCCAatagagagacactgtgtaTCTTTCCTATAGAGACACTGTGTACGTCTTCCtatagagagacactgtgtacctgtccctatagTGAGAcgctgtgtacctgtccctatagagagacactgtgtacctgtcgctatagagagacactgtgtacacctgtccctatagagagacactgtgtacctgtccctgtAGACACTGTATACCTGTCCCTATAGAGAGAcgctgtgtacctgtccctatagaGGGACAATGTGTACCTGTCTCtatagagagacactgtgtatctgtccctatagagagacactgtgtacctgtccctataaAGTGAGgctgtgtacctgtccctgttgacactgtgtacctgtccctacAGAGAGGCACTGTGAACCTGTCCCTATAGAGACACACTGTGTACCTCTTTCTATAGAGACAatgtgtacctgtccctatagagagacactgtgtacctgtccctatagagacactgtgtacctgtccctgtagacactgtgtacctgtccctatagTAAGAcgctgtgtacctgtccctatagagagacgatgtgtacctgtccctatagagagacactgtgtacctgtcgctatagagagacactgtgtacacctgtccctatagagagacactgtgtacctgtccctgtagacactgtgtacctgtccctatagTGAGACGCTCTGTACCTGTCCCTAcagagagacactgtgtacctgtccctatagggagacactgtgtacctgtccctacAGAGAGGCACTGTGAACCTGTCCCtatagagagacactgtgtaccttTCCTATAGAGAcgctgtgtacctgtccctatagagacactgtgtacctgtccctgtagacactgtgtacctgtccctatagTGAGAcgctgtgtacctgtccctatagaGAGACGCTGTGTACCTGTCGCtatagagagacactgtgtacctgtcccgaaagagacactgtgtacacctgtccctGTAGAGAGACACTGTGTATCTGTCCCTGtagacactgtgtacctgttactatagagatacactgtgtacctgtcgctatagagagacactgtgtacctgtccctatagagagacactgtgtacctgtccctgtagacactgtgtacctgtccctatagTGAGAcgctgtgtacctgtccctacagagagacactgtgtacctgtccctatagGGAGACACTGtgtatctgtccctacagagaGGCACTGTGAACCTGTCCCtatagagagacactgtgtaccttTCCTATAGAGACACTGTGTACGTCTTCCTATggagagacactgtgtacctgtccctatagTGAGAcgctgtgtacctgtccctatagagagacactgtgtacctgtcgctatagagagacactgtgtacacctgtccctatagagagatgctgtgtacctgtccctatagaGAGACAATGTGTACCTGTCTCtatagagagacactgtgtaTCTGTCCCTATAGTGAGACGCTGTGTTCCTGTCCTATAGAGAGACGCTGTGCACCTGTCCCTGTAGACACTCTGTACCTGTCCCTATAGTGAGACCCTAtgtacctgtccctatagaGAGACGCTGTTTTCCTGTCGCtatagagagacactgtgtacctgtcgcTGTAGAGAGgcactgtgtacctgtccctgtagacactgtgtacctgtccctatagTGAGACGCTGTGTACCTGTCCATATAGAGAGACGCTGTGTACCTGTCGCtatagagagacactgtgtacctgtcccgAAAGAGACACCGTGTACACCTGTCCTTACAGAGAGACACTGTGAACCTGTCCCtatagagagacactgtgtacctgttCCTACAGAGAGACACTGTGAACCTGTCCCtatagagagacactgtgtaccttTCCTATAGAGACACTGTGTACATGTCCCTAtagagacactgtgtacctgtccctgtagacactgtgtacctgtccctatagTGAGAcgctgtgtacctgtccctatagaGAGACGCTGTGTACCTGTCGCtatagagagacactgtgtacctgtcccgaaagagacactgtgtacacctgtccctGTAGAGAGACACTGTGTATCTGTTCCTGtagacactgtgtacctgtcgctatagagagacactgtgtacacctgtccctATATAGAGAGACACTGTGCACCTGTCCCTGTAGACACTGTGTTCCTGTCCCTATAGTGAGACGCTCTGTACCTGTCCCTAcagagagacactgtgtacctgtccctatagggagacactgtgtacctgtccatACAGAGAGGCACTGTGAACCTGTCCCtatagagagacactgtgtaccttTCCTATA contains the following coding sequences:
- the LOC117336088 gene encoding neuronal acetylcholine receptor subunit alpha-3-like encodes the protein MTSWPLQTLLLLLSIVARASASGMMKDLELLNDTLFEDYRPEFRPAFYLNETVEVKLEYYLYSVIDFNVVSEVVSLAGSMRIMWNDYRLKWDPYDYGGVEGMVLPASQVWLPRIVLLNAVDSIEHIGSEDFSVFVIHTGEVYWNPAVIFMSLCHANMRSFPKDHHTCLLILNNMIHTKTEMRLSALNHKVNMGYYTKNGEWDVTWTKMSDNYSKYKEQSASFMTITIGMARKSEYFIINVLIPVAVLCILESFVFLIPVGSSDRVSFSMTLFLALSVYMSVMGSFLPTTSEPLPGMTYFLLMSVIHSTLVVLLTIVTIRLHEREDMPGRLVRLYWRTVGRKKMKKQYKNDDNLNENVPFDDGIQESTEVYESKVPKKGSLLQAVDVFLFLLALTSMLVMCIVFYVVYLMNIEEEVVDLD